The Streptomyces cyaneogriseus subsp. noncyanogenus region ACTACTTCACCAGCCATGGACTCGCCGCGTTCGACGCCATGGGAGCCGACCACACCACCGCACGCGCCCAAAGCGTCCTGGAAGCGCTGCGCACATACCGGTGGACCGAGGTCAGCAAGCGCGACCTGATGGTCAAGCTCTCCCGCTCGGAGTTCCCCACCGCCGCGGACCTGGACCCGGCACTGAGCCTGCTGGAAGACCACGGCTACGTGCGCGCCCAACCCGTGGTCCGCACCGGAGGCCGCGGCCGGCCGCCCTCCCCGCGCTACCTGGTCCACCCCCGGCTGACCGACCCGACCACCTGAGCCCGCTCACAGAAACCACAGAATCACAGAAATACCCGCCGTGAGTCTCTGACCTGCGCAGACCGCCATGTCAGGGGCTCACGACGCCCCGCCACAGAATCCCGCAGAGAAGCCACAGAAATAGACCGGACCCCGCCGCGCCGGACCGGCCGTCTTATTTCTGTGGAACCTCCGGCGGATTCTGTGGCGGCGACCACCGCGCGGCATCGCCGCAGGTCAAACCCCAAATCCCGGGTTTCTGTGTATTTCGTGGTTTCTGTGGCGGACCCCACCCCTTCCCCTTGCTCTCCCGCCCAAGGAGGAGTCGTGGCCAAGACCCGCGACGAGATGTTGTCCATTCCCGAAGTCATAGAAGAGATTGGCGTACCGCGAGCGACCTTCTACCGCTGGCGCTCCTGCAAGAAGGGACCCAAATCCATCAAGCTCCCGAACGGCGCGGTGCGCATCCGCCGGTCCGAGCTGAACCGTTGGCTTGAGTCGCTGGAGGAGAGCGCGTGACGAATGGCACCGCCCCGGGGTCTGGGAAAAGCACCACCCCAGCCCCGGAAGGGTTCTCCTTCGACGTACGTCTGTGGAAGGTGACCAAAGCACAGAGCAAGAGCCGTCCGTACCAACTGCGTTGGAAGGTCGGAGGCAAGGTCAGCAGCGCGACGTTTGCCACGACGGCCCTTGCAGATAGCCGCAGGTCCGAACTCTGGCAGGCCATGCGACGCGGCGAAGCGTTCCGTATCGCGGACGGTCTCCCCGAGTCCGAGGCCAGGGCAGCCGAGGCGGCAGCCCAAGTCCGGGAGCAACTGTTCTGGTTTCAGTTCTGCCGCGAATACGTCGCCCTCCGCTGGCCAACCGCCGCAGCCAAGACGCGCGAGGGCATCGCCGACGGCCTTGCCGCGGTCACGCTGGCCATGGTGGAGCAAGACCGGCAGATGCCTGCCCCGGAGGAGCTGCGCCTTGCCTTCCGGTGGGCGGTCATTCCCAGGCACGCTGATCTCGAACCGCCGGAAGAGCTCCGAGACGCCTACGCATGGATCGAGAAAAGATCACTGTCCGTGGCTTCGTTGGCCGACCCGAAAGTCCTCCGCGACGTTCAGTACCGGCTCTACTTCAAGTTGGATGGCACACCCGCAGCGGGGGAGACCGCCCGTCGGAGGCGACGCGCGCTCAACACGGCCGTGGAATACGCCATCGAGCGCAGGGCCCTGACGGAGAACCCGCTCTCAGCGATCAAGAGGGGACAGAGTTCGTCGTTGGGCCGTGTGGACTCACGCGTCCTGGTTAACAAGACCCAGGCCGCCCAGTTGCTTGCTGCGGTCTCGTACATCGGTACGTGGAGTCGCAAGAAGGGACGCCGGCTGGTCGCCTTCTACGCGGTCATGTACTTCGCTGCTCTCCGTCCGAGTGAAGCGGTGGGCCTCAAGAAGGAGGACTGCTACTTGCCCGAATCGGGGTGGGGCGCCCTGACTCTGCGCGACACGCACCCCGTATCCGGCAAGAAGTGGACCGACAGCGGGAAGCGGCATGACAAGCGCGGGCTGAAGTCGCGAGAGGCCAAGGAAGACCGACCTGTCCCGATACCACCGCCGCTTGTGCGAGTGCTCCGAGAGCACATTGAGGAGTTCGGCGCGGCTGCAGATGGACGGCTCTTCACGAACGAGCGGGGCGGTCTGGTGGGCAGCAGCACGTACTGGCGGGTCTGGCGGGACGCTCGTGAGTACGCGCTCCCGCCGGAGCTCCAAGCGTCCATCCTCGGGGGACGTCCGTACGACCTGCGACACACCTGCATCACAACGTGGCTGAACGCTGGTGTGCCGGTAGCCGAGGTGGCGCGGAGGGTTGGCAACTCTCCCGAAGTAATTCATCGCGTCTACGAGGGCTGTATTTATGGGCAAGAAGAAGCTATGAACAACAAGATCGAAAGGGAGCTTGACTGGCCCGACTGAGTGCGCTTCGTGCGTAATCTAGTTGGGTATCTGGCCGCGCCTCAGGAGGGCGCGGCCAGCCGCTAGCGTGGAATGGATGGCAGGAGCCGTGATAGGTATAGATCCTTCACCGCGGCGACGTACGATGCTGATGAAAGCACCTTCCACTTGGCCATCGACTACTGCACCGTGCACCAAAAAGGGTTTTAGTTCCTCAGGTTGCGGAGGCACATGGAGGAAGACGACTCCCTGTCCGTCAGTGACATGGCATTCAATATCCAAGAGGTCGGGGGGCGGGTAGAGGTGCTGCTCCAGGGCGCTCTGGTACCGGCGCAGCGTTTTGCCGTCCACGGGGACAGGGTGAAGACTGTGAATCAACTCTCCGCCCGGCACTTTCTTCCCTTTCATGCCAACAACCACGATTCCGCCGTGCTCGGCGTTCGCGAACCGTGAGACGGCCTGAGCAATGGAAATCTTGCCTTGCGTTGAGTCAAGGTCATAGTGGCTGCTCTTAACGTCAAGCCAAGGTCCCTCGGGCTGTCCGATTAGGACATCCGCATGTCCGGCTCTGAGAAGGTCCAACGTGGTCTCGCGTGTCAGGTGGCCGCTTGCGAAGGCATCAAGCAGCGCTATCGCTCCACGGCCGATCTCGTAAAGATCCTCTACTGTCCTCAAGCGGAGACTGCACTCGATGTCGAATTCCCATACCCAAGGAGATGTCGCCTGGTCGGCGACCATTTCTACGTTCTGCAGCACGGCTCTGTGACGGGCTAGGTAGGGGCCTAGGGCTGAGCGGTACAGCGCCTCCGGTGAACCCTTGTCGTCGTCCTCGTGCGCCTTTGTGACCACCTCTACACGTACGAACAGTCCGCCCTGGCGCTGAAGAAAACTCACAGGGCCGGCCGGGGTGTACTCGTCGTCGAACTCTTCGTAGTCGCCCTCCACGATGTACACCTCGTCGCCATCGGCCATGCCGTTCGCGAGGGCGGTGCGGAAGTCGGTTGCCTTGATGGATGTCAGCTCTGCAACGTGCATGGTGTACCCCACGTCGCGATAGACCCTCTCCGTCTCTCCGAAGACCAGGCTTTCAGTCCGCCTGTCGTAGCGGATGGTCCTCTCCACCTGAACCCCTCCCCGGTGATGGTCCGCCGACGGCAGCCGCTGCGTCACCGACCTCTATCGCAGGTCTATCGCAACGGGCGCGCACCAACGACAAAGAGCGGGACCCAGTGAGACTGGATCCCGCTCTCTTATATCGGCATTCGCCCTGGTCAGCATCTGGTTTCTGCTGATCTTCGGCGAGTGCCCCCGGCAGGATTCGAACCTGCGCACACGGCTCCGGAGGCCGTTGCTCTATCCCCTGAGCTACGGGGGCGTGTCGGTCGCTGTTCGCGGCGACGGGTAGAACCCTACCAGCTCTTTCGGGGTGGTCATGAACGGGTTTCCGCAGGGTGCGTCCGTGGCGGGGGAGGCGGGGGGCGGGGCCACGTCCCCCGCGCGGGGTGGAAGTGGCGAAAACCCGGACGCGGTGGCCGGTCTGGACCTACTCTCAAGTTGTGTCAGGCGCGTCGGGCCGGGTCCTCGTTGTGGACGACAACAAGGTCATCCGGCAGTTGATCAGGGTCAACCTCGAGCTGGAGGGCTTCGAGGTGGTGACCGCGGCGGATGGTGCCGAGTGTCTGGAAGTCGTGCATCAGGTGAGACCCGATGCCGTCACCCTGGACGTCGTCATGCCGCGGCTGGACGGGCTCACCACCGCGGCGCGGCTGCGTGCCGATCCGCGGACGCGTGATCTGCCCGTCGCCATCGTCAGTGCCTCCGCGCAGCACGAGGGCGACGCCGGCCTCGGGGCGGACGTCGACGCCTTCCTCTCCAAGCCGTTCGAGCCGAGTGAGCTGGTGGGGCTGGTGAGGCGGCTGGTGGAGCGGAAGGTGCGGCGGGGGAGTCCGGAGGGCCCGGAGAGCGGTGACGCCGCCGCCGAGGACGAGGGGAGCGGCTCCGCGGCCGAGGGTGAGCCAGGGGCGGCCGGCGAGGCCGAGTCCTCCCCGCAGACGTCCGAGCGCGCGGGGTAGTTCCGAGCGCGCGGGGGTAGCGGCGCCGGTGACGGGTCACTCCCCGGTGCTTCGGCCGCCGGGCCTCGGCTGCGTCCCGCGCCATCGTCCGTGCTCCGCGCCGCGCCCCGTCCGCGCCGTGCCTCGGTCCTCCGCGCCCCCACCCCGCCTCGGTCCTCCGCGCCCCGCCCGCCCCGCCGGGCTTCGCCCGCGCCACCGTCCGTGTCCGCCCCACCCCGCCCCATCCGCGCCGGGTCTCGGCCCCCCCGCGCCATCGTCCGTGCCCCGCGCCGCCCCCGCCCCGTCCGCGCCAGGCTTCGCCCGCGCCACCGTCCGTCTCCGCGCCGCCACCGCCCGTGCCCCCCGCGCCGCCCGCGTCCCACCCCGCCCCCGTCCACATCGCGGGACCCCGCCGAATCGGTTCGCCTACCCACCCCCCTCCTCCCCTACGCTTGTCCCGTGACTCCCGTCGAGCTCTCCCGCACCGTGCTGCACGCGGTGCGTCGCGCCGTGGACGCGGGGGAGCTGCGTGTGGCGGTTCCCGAGCGTGCCGTGGTCACGGTGCCGGGGCCCGGCGGGTGCGGGGACTACGCCACCAACATCGCCCTCCAGCTCGCCCGGCCGTCCGGGCAGCCGCCCCGCCGTGTCGCCGAGATCCTCATGCCGCGGCTCGCCGACGCCGAGGGCATCGGCGAGGTCGTCGTCACCGGGCCGGGGTTCCTCAACATCAGTCTGCGCGGTGGCGCTCCCGCCGCCCTGGTCGGGGAGATCCTGCGGCGGGGGGTCCGCTACGGACACACCGACGCGGGGAGCGCCGGCGGTACCCGGCTGCGCTGCCCCCGTGAGGTGCGCGCGCTCGTCGTCGCGGACGCCGCCGCCCGTCTGCTGCGTGCGCAGGGGGCGTCCGTGCGGATCGTGTGCGACGGCCGGCCGGAGGACGCCTGGGGCGCCGTGCTGGGGGTGCCCGCCGAGGTGGAGGAGTACGACGGCACGCGCGGGCCGGGCGGTCCCGGCCGGGACGCCGTCGTCCGGCCCGTGCCCGCGCCCGCCGATCCCGTACCGCTCGGCCGGGACGCCGGACGCTGGGCGCTGCTGTACCCCGCCGCCCACGACCGGCCCCGGATCGACGGCGAGCACCTCGTGCAGCGGGAGGGCAATCCGCTCTTCCAGGTCCGCTACGCCCACGCCCGCGCCCGGGCACTCGTCCGCAACGCAGCCGACCTCGGTTTCGCCTCCGAAGCCGGTGACGTGTCCGGTGCGCCGGGGAGCCGTGAGCTGCTCGCCGTGCTCGCCGACCACCCGCGCGTGCTGGGCGCCGCCGCCCGCGACCGCGCCCCCGACCGTCTCGCCCGGCACCTGGTCGCCGTCGCCGACGCCGTCCTGCCGTACCTGCCCGCCGTCCTCCCGCGCGGGGAGGAGAAACCCTCGGCCGCCCACCGCGCCCGGCTCGCCCTCGCCGAAGCCGCCGGGACGGTGCTGGCCGGCGGCCTGTCCCTGCTCGGCATCGACGCACCCGACCACCTCTGAGAGCGAACAGAGAGTTCCGTAGAGCCATGAGCCGTTCCGCACACCCCGCCGGGCCCCGTCACGCCGACGTCCTTCCCGAGGGCCACTACGCCGCCCCGCCCGCCGACCTCAACGTCCTGGACCCCAAGGTGTGGGCGCGGAGCGTCGCCCGGGGCGAGGACGGCGTCGTCGCCGTCGCGGGCCTTCCCGTCACCCGGCTCGCCGAGGAGTTCGGCACCCCGGCGTACATCCTCGACGAGGCCGACTTCCGGGCCCGGGCCCGGGCCTGGCGCACCGCCTTCGGCCCGGACGCCGACGTCTTCTACGCCGGGAAGGCGTTCCTGTCCCGGGCCGTCGTGCGGTGGCTGGCGGAGGAGGGGCTCAACCTCGACGTGTGCTCCGGCGGCGAGCTGGCCACCGCGCTGTCGGCCGGCATGCCCGCCGACCGGATCGCCTTCCACGGCAACAACAAGTCGGCCGCGGAGATCGAGCGGGCCGTGCGCGCCGGGGTCGGGCGGATCGTGCTCGACTCCTTCCAGGAGATCGTGCGGGTCGCCCACATCGCGCAGTCGCTCGGCAAGCGGCAGCGCGTGCAGATCCGGGTCACCGTCGGCGTCGAGGCGCACACCCACGAGTTCATCGCCACCGCCCACGAGGACCAGAAGTTCGGCATCCCGCTGGCGGGCGGGCAGGCCGCCGAGGCCGTGCGGCGGGCGCTGCGGCTCGATGGGATCGAACTCATCGGGATCCACTCCCACATCGGCTCGCAGATCTTCGACATGTCCGGCTTCGAGGTCGCCGCGCACCGTGTGGTCGGGCTGCTGAAGGACATCAGGGACGAGCACGGGGTCGAACTGCCCGAGATCGACCTCGGTGGCGGGCTGGGCATCGCCTACACCAGCGACGACGACCCCCGCGAGCCGCACGAGATCGCCGAGGCGCTCACCGAGATCGTGACGAGGGAGTGCCGGGGGGCCGGGCTGCGCACCCCGCGCATCTCCGTCGAGCCCGGGCGGGCCATCGTCGGGCCCACCGCGTTCACGCTCTACGAGGTCGGCACCGTCAAGCCCCTCGACGGGCTGCGGACGTACGTCTCCGTCGACGGCGGCATGTCGGACAACATCCGCACCGCGCTGTACGACGCCGAGTACAGCGTCGCCCTCGTCTCCCGCGCCTCCGACGCCGAGCCGATGCTCGTCCGCGTCGTCGGCAAGCACTGCGAGAGCGGCGACATCGTGGTCAAGGACGCGTTCCTGCCGGCCGACCTGGCCCCCGGCGACCTGATCGCCGTCCCCGCCACCGGGGCGTACTGCCGGTCCATGGCCAGCAACTACAACCACGCGCTGCGCCCGCCCGTCGTCGCCGTCGAGGACGGCGAGGCGCGGGTGATCGTCCGACGGGAGACGGAGGAGGACCTCCTGCGTCTGGACGTCGGGTGAGCCGGCGGGTGCCCGGGGCGGCCCGGACGGAAGATCTTCCGTCCGGCGATCCGCAGAAAATGAAATAAATGTCTCACGATCCGGACGATATGCAGAAAATCCCGTCCGGTGAGTGAGACTGGTCCAACCGTAGACGGTAAGAGGAAACGAGGTCGGATGATGCGTACGCGTCCGCTGAAGGTGGCGCTGCTGGGCTGTGGAGTGGTCGGCTCAGAGGTGGCGCGCATCATGACGACGCACGCCGACGACCTCGCCGCCAGGATCGGCGCCCCGGTGGAACTGGCTGGGGTGGCCGTCCGGCGGCCCGACCGGGTGCGTGAGGGCGTCCCCGCCGAGCTCGTCACCACCGACGCCACCGCCCTGGTCAAACGCGGCGACATCGACGTGGTCGTCGAGGTCATCGGCGGTATCGAGCCCGCCCGGACCCTGATCACCACCGCCTTCGAGCACGGCGCCTCCGTCGTCTCCGCCAACAAGGCGCTGCTCGCCCAGGACGGGGCCGCCCTGCACGCCGCCGCGGAGGAGCACGGCCGGGACCTCTACTACGAGGCCGCCGTCGCCGGCGCCATCCCGCTGATCCGCCCGCTGCGCGAGTCCCTGGCCGGTGACAAGGTCAACCGGGTGCTCGGCATCGTCAACGGCACGACCAACTTCATCCTCGACAAGATGGACTCCACGGGCGCCGGCTACCAGGAGGCGCTCGACGAGGCCACCGCGCTCGGGTACGCCGAGGCCGACCCGACCGCCGACGTCGAGGGCTTCGACGCCGCCGCCAAGGCGGCCATCCTCGCCGGTATCGCCTTCCACACGCGCGTGCGCCTGGACGACGTCTACCGCGAGGGCATGACCGAGGTCACCGCCGCCGACTTCGCCTCCGCCAAGGAGATGGGCTGCACCATCAAGCTGCTCGCCATCTGCGAGCGGGCCCGGGACGGGGCGTCGGTCACCGCGCGGGTGCATCCCGCGATGATCCCGCTCAGCCACCCCCTCGCCTCCGTGCGCGGCGCCTACAACGCCGTGTTCGTCGAGTCGGACGCGGCCGGGCAGCTCATGTTCTACGGCCCCGGCGCCGGCGGTTCCCCGACGGCCTCCGCCGTCCTCGGCGACCTCGTCGCCGTCTGCCGCAACCGGCTCAGCGGCACCACCGGACCCGGCGAGTCCGCCTACGCCGCGCTGCCCGTGTCGCCGATGGGGGACGTCGTCACGCGCTACCACATCAGCCTCGACGTGGCGGACAAGCCGGGTGTGCTCGCCCAGGTCGCGACCGTCTTCGCCGAGCACGGGGTCTCCATCGACACCGTGCGCCAGCAGGGCAAGGACGGCGAGGCATCCCTCGTCGTCGTCACCCACCGCGCGTCCGACGCCGCCCTGAGCGGGACCGTCGAGGCGCTGCGCAAGCTCGACACCGTGCGGGGTGTCGCCAGCATCATGCGGGTTGAAGGAGAGTAACCAGCAATGACCCACCAGTGGCGCGGAATCATCGAGGAGTACCGGGACAGGCTGCCGGTCTCCGACACCACGCCGGTCGTGACGCTCCGTGAGGGCGGCACGCCGCTCGTGCCCGCGCAGGTGCTCTCCGAGCGCACGGGCTGCGAGGTCCACCTGAAGGTGGAGGGCGCGAACCCCACCGGGTCCTTCAAGGACCGCGGCATGACCATGGCCATCACCAAGGCCAAGGAGGAGGGCGCGAAGGCCGTCATCTGCGCCTCCACCGGCAACACCTCGGCGAGCGCCGCGGCGTACGCCGTGCGGGCCGGGATGGTGTCCGCCGTGCTCGTCCCGCAGGGCAAGATCGCGCTCGGCAAGATGGGCCAGGCCCTCGTGCACGGCGCGAAGATCCTCCAGGTCGACGGCAACTTCGACGACTGCCTCACGCTCGCGCGCGGCCTGAGCGACAACTACCCCGTGGCGCTGGTCAATTCGGTCAATCCGGTGCGTATCGAGGGGCAGAAGACCGCCTCGTTCGAGATCGTGGACATGCTGGGCGACGCGCCCGACATCCATGTGCTGCCGGTCGGCAACGCGGGCAACATCACCGCGTACTGGAAGGGCTACCGGGAGTACGCCGCCGACGGCATCGCCTCCAGGACCCCCCGCATGTGGGGTTTCCAGGCGTCCGGCAGCGCGCCGATCGTGCGCGGTGAGGTGGTCAAGGACCCGTCGACCATCGCCACCGCCATCCGGATCGGCAACCCGGCCTCGTGGCAGTACGCGCTCGCCGCGCGGGACGAGTCCGGTGGCCTCATCGACGAGGTGACGGACCGTGAGATCCTGCGCGCCTACCGGCTGTTGGCCGCGCAGGAGGGCGTCTTCGTCGAGCCCGCCTCCGCCGCCTCCGTCGCCGGACTGCTGAAGGCGGCCGAGCAGGGCAAGGTCGACCCCGGGCAGCGCATCGTGTGCACCGTCACCGGCAACGGCCTGAAGGACCCCGACTGGGCCGTCGCCGGAGCTCCGCAGCCGGTCACCGTCCCGGTCGACGCGGCGACGGCGGCCGAGCGGCTCGGTCTGGTCTAGCCGGTGCGGCCGGCCCCGCCCTCGCGGCGGGGCCGGTCCCGGCCGGGTCGCGGGTGACGCATCCCGTGGCCCGGCGGCAGGGGTTCCCGTGCTCCGCGGCCGGGGGTCGTCCGCCTGCCGGGCGCCGGCTTCGCGCGGAACGCGTTCCGGCCGGAAGGGGTCGTGCCGCTTCCGGCCGCGTCCCGGGGCGCCCCGGCGCGCGCCACCCGCCCTGGTCGGCACGGACCACCCCATCGAGCCCCCGCCCGCCCCCGCGCCGCGCGGCACGGAAAGGCGTAAGGGCGCGCTTACCTGGGGAAGTTCCTTCCAGGGGTGGCATAGGGGGCTTGCGACACGCATCGTGCGCCTCCTGTGCGCCCTATGTCGCCACAGAACCTACCTTCGATAGGCTGTACCGAACCCGCCCGCCGCATATGCCGCGCATACGGCACGGGCCGCGCCGTCTTTCATGGACCGGAGGCGGACCGCAAGCGAAACGGACGTGGACCGGAAACGGCCGGCCCGCCAGGCCGGCAGCGGTCCCCGGGTTCGTACGTCCTCGCATGTCATTCGACCACCACGCAGCTCAAGGAGAGTCATCGAGCGATGGCCGGTCCAGCGTTCCGCGCCGCCGCCGTCCGGGTGCGCGTCCCCGCCACCAGCGCCAACCTCGGCCCGGGCTTCGACGCCCTCGGCCTGGCCCTGGGCTTGTACGACGACGTCGTCGTCCGGGTGGCCGACTCCGGGCTGCACATCGACATCGCGGGTGAGGGCAGCCAGACGCTCCCGCGCGACGAGAAGCACCTCCTGGTCCGCTCCCTGCGCACCGCCTTCGACGCCCTGGGCGGACAGCCGCGCGGCCTGGAGATCGTCTGCGCCAACCGCATTCCGCACGGCCGCGGGCTCGGCTCCTCCTCCGCCGCCATCTGCGCCGGCATCGTCGCCGCCCGCGCGGTGACCATAGGCGGCGACATCCGCCTCGACGACGCGGCGCTGCTCGACCTCGCCACCGAGATCGAGGGCCACCCCGACAACGTGGCGGCCTGCCTGCTGGGCGGGTTCACCCTGTCCTGGATGGAGGCCGGCGCCGCCCGGGCGATCAGGATGGAGCCCGCCGATTCCATCGTTCCGGTGGTTTTCGTACCGGGTAAGCCGGTGCTGACCGAGACGGCCCGCGGACTGCTCCCGCGCACCGTGCCGCACGTCGACGCCGCCACCAACGCCGGCCGGGCCGCCCTCCTCGTCGAGGCCCTCACCCGGCGCCCCGAGCTGCTGCTGCCCGCCACCGAGGACCGCCTGCACCAGGAGTACCGCGCCCCCGCGATGCCCGAGAGCGCGGCGCTGGTGGAGCGGCTGCGGTCCGACGGCATCCCCGCGGTGATCTCCGGCGCCGGGCCCACGGTGATGGCGCTGGCCGACGAGGGCACGGCCGACAAGGTCGAGGCGCTGGCGGGACGGGACTGGGCCGCCAACCGGCTCAGCCTCGATCTGCGCGGCGCCAGCGTGCTGCCGCTCGCGACCTGACACACGGTTGCCGGATTGGAGAGGGGGAATGTTTGTTGGATCCGGTAGTGTTAATCTCAAGTCTGCACCCGACCCCACCATGGCGAGGTGCCTCGTGTCCCCGTCCGGGACAGACATTCTTCCGGGAGCCTCCCAAGCCGCCTTGTGTGGTGCACGCCGAACGCGGGCAGTACGGCGTACACAGGCACTGAGCGGTCCGCCGGGCACGCTCCGGAACCGGTGCGACCACGCCGCGTGACACAGACACTGGGTGCCACGGCTCAAGGAAGCGCCATCACCAGATATTTCCTCCGCCGTTTCGGCGGATTACCGCCCCGGCACGGTCCACACAGCAAGGACCGAAGCCGGACAGCACAACCGGTCGCCGAGCCAGACAGGCCGACGCCCGCTCCAGGGAAGGACCCTTCGTGAGCGACACCACCGATCTGATGGGCGCACGTGTCGAGGAGACCGCTGCCGCGCCCGCCACGGACGCTGCCGCGCCTGCCACCGGTGCCGGCTCCCGGCGGCGCCGCGGTACCGGCCTCGAGGGCATGGTGCTGGCCGAGCTGCAGCAGGTCGCATCCGGCCTCGGCATCAGGGGCACCGCGCGCATGCGCAAGAGCCAGCTGATCGAGGTCATCAAGGAGGCGCAGGCCGCCGGCGGGGCCGCCCCGGCCAAGACCGAGGCCGCCACCGAGACCAAGCCGAAGCGCCGCGCCACCTCCCGGGCCCGTACGGGTGAGGAGAGCGCCGCCGAGAAGGGCGAGAAGGCACAGAAGGCCCAGAAGAAGGCCGACAAGGCGACTGCCGACGCCCCCGCCGACAAGGCCGTGGCCCAGCAGCAGATCGAGATCCCCGGCCAGCCTTCCCCCCAGGGCGGTGCCCCCGGTGACGACGCCCCCTCCGAGCGCCGTCGTCGCCGCGCCACCGCCGACGCCGGAAGCCCGGCCGCCGCCCCCGAGACGGTCGCCGCCGAGGCCAAGGGCGAGCCGAAGGCCGAGACGTCCGCGCAGCAGGCGCAGCCCCAGCAGCAGAACCAGGGCGAGGGCCGCTCCGAGGGCGACGGCGGCGAGGGCCGCCGCCGCGACCGCCGCGAGCGCGGCCGTGACCGCGACCGTGACCGCGACCGGGACCGGGACCGCGACCGCCGCGGCAAGGGCGACGACCAGCAGCAGGGCAACCAGCAGCGCCAGCAGCAGGGCGGCGGCCGGCAGGACCGCCAGGACCGCCAGGACGACTACGACGACGAGGCCGGCGGGCGCCGGGGCCGTCGCGGCCGCTACCGCGACCGCCGTGGCCGCCGTGGCCGCGACGACATCGCCGCCGAGCCGCAGATCGCCGAGGACGACGTCCTGATCCCCGTCGCGGGCATCCTCGACATCCTCGACAACTACGCGTTCATCCGCACCTCCGGCTACCTGCCCGGCCCGAACGACGTGTACGTCTCCCTCGCCCAGGTCCGCAAGAACGGCCTGCGCAAGGGCGACCACCGTAATAACTTCGTATAGCATACATTATACGAAGTTATACGAGGCTG contains the following coding sequences:
- the lysA gene encoding diaminopimelate decarboxylase, with the protein product MSRSAHPAGPRHADVLPEGHYAAPPADLNVLDPKVWARSVARGEDGVVAVAGLPVTRLAEEFGTPAYILDEADFRARARAWRTAFGPDADVFYAGKAFLSRAVVRWLAEEGLNLDVCSGGELATALSAGMPADRIAFHGNNKSAAEIERAVRAGVGRIVLDSFQEIVRVAHIAQSLGKRQRVQIRVTVGVEAHTHEFIATAHEDQKFGIPLAGGQAAEAVRRALRLDGIELIGIHSHIGSQIFDMSGFEVAAHRVVGLLKDIRDEHGVELPEIDLGGGLGIAYTSDDDPREPHEIAEALTEIVTRECRGAGLRTPRISVEPGRAIVGPTAFTLYEVGTVKPLDGLRTYVSVDGGMSDNIRTALYDAEYSVALVSRASDAEPMLVRVVGKHCESGDIVVKDAFLPADLAPGDLIAVPATGAYCRSMASNYNHALRPPVVAVEDGEARVIVRRETEEDLLRLDVG
- a CDS encoding homoserine dehydrogenase, with protein sequence MMRTRPLKVALLGCGVVGSEVARIMTTHADDLAARIGAPVELAGVAVRRPDRVREGVPAELVTTDATALVKRGDIDVVVEVIGGIEPARTLITTAFEHGASVVSANKALLAQDGAALHAAAEEHGRDLYYEAAVAGAIPLIRPLRESLAGDKVNRVLGIVNGTTNFILDKMDSTGAGYQEALDEATALGYAEADPTADVEGFDAAAKAAILAGIAFHTRVRLDDVYREGMTEVTAADFASAKEMGCTIKLLAICERARDGASVTARVHPAMIPLSHPLASVRGAYNAVFVESDAAGQLMFYGPGAGGSPTASAVLGDLVAVCRNRLSGTTGPGESAYAALPVSPMGDVVTRYHISLDVADKPGVLAQVATVFAEHGVSIDTVRQQGKDGEASLVVVTHRASDAALSGTVEALRKLDTVRGVASIMRVEGE
- a CDS encoding helix-turn-helix transcriptional regulator, whose product is MAKTRDEMLSIPEVIEEIGVPRATFYRWRSCKKGPKSIKLPNGAVRIRRSELNRWLESLEESA
- a CDS encoding tyrosine-type recombinase/integrase: MTNGTAPGSGKSTTPAPEGFSFDVRLWKVTKAQSKSRPYQLRWKVGGKVSSATFATTALADSRRSELWQAMRRGEAFRIADGLPESEARAAEAAAQVREQLFWFQFCREYVALRWPTAAAKTREGIADGLAAVTLAMVEQDRQMPAPEELRLAFRWAVIPRHADLEPPEELRDAYAWIEKRSLSVASLADPKVLRDVQYRLYFKLDGTPAAGETARRRRRALNTAVEYAIERRALTENPLSAIKRGQSSSLGRVDSRVLVNKTQAAQLLAAVSYIGTWSRKKGRRLVAFYAVMYFAALRPSEAVGLKKEDCYLPESGWGALTLRDTHPVSGKKWTDSGKRHDKRGLKSREAKEDRPVPIPPPLVRVLREHIEEFGAAADGRLFTNERGGLVGSSTYWRVWRDAREYALPPELQASILGGRPYDLRHTCITTWLNAGVPVAEVARRVGNSPEVIHRVYEGCIYGQEEAMNNKIERELDWPD
- the nrtL gene encoding ArgS-related anticodon-binding protein NrtL; its protein translation is MTPVELSRTVLHAVRRAVDAGELRVAVPERAVVTVPGPGGCGDYATNIALQLARPSGQPPRRVAEILMPRLADAEGIGEVVVTGPGFLNISLRGGAPAALVGEILRRGVRYGHTDAGSAGGTRLRCPREVRALVVADAAARLLRAQGASVRIVCDGRPEDAWGAVLGVPAEVEEYDGTRGPGGPGRDAVVRPVPAPADPVPLGRDAGRWALLYPAAHDRPRIDGEHLVQREGNPLFQVRYAHARARALVRNAADLGFASEAGDVSGAPGSRELLAVLADHPRVLGAAARDRAPDRLARHLVAVADAVLPYLPAVLPRGEEKPSAAHRARLALAEAAGTVLAGGLSLLGIDAPDHL
- a CDS encoding response regulator, which encodes MSGASGRVLVVDDNKVIRQLIRVNLELEGFEVVTAADGAECLEVVHQVRPDAVTLDVVMPRLDGLTTAARLRADPRTRDLPVAIVSASAQHEGDAGLGADVDAFLSKPFEPSELVGLVRRLVERKVRRGSPEGPESGDAAAEDEGSGSAAEGEPGAAGEAESSPQTSERAG
- the thrC gene encoding threonine synthase, whose translation is MTHQWRGIIEEYRDRLPVSDTTPVVTLREGGTPLVPAQVLSERTGCEVHLKVEGANPTGSFKDRGMTMAITKAKEEGAKAVICASTGNTSASAAAYAVRAGMVSAVLVPQGKIALGKMGQALVHGAKILQVDGNFDDCLTLARGLSDNYPVALVNSVNPVRIEGQKTASFEIVDMLGDAPDIHVLPVGNAGNITAYWKGYREYAADGIASRTPRMWGFQASGSAPIVRGEVVKDPSTIATAIRIGNPASWQYALAARDESGGLIDEVTDREILRAYRLLAAQEGVFVEPASAASVAGLLKAAEQGKVDPGQRIVCTVTGNGLKDPDWAVAGAPQPVTVPVDAATAAERLGLV
- a CDS encoding RNA-binding domain-containing protein: MERTIRYDRRTESLVFGETERVYRDVGYTMHVAELTSIKATDFRTALANGMADGDEVYIVEGDYEEFDDEYTPAGPVSFLQRQGGLFVRVEVVTKAHEDDDKGSPEALYRSALGPYLARHRAVLQNVEMVADQATSPWVWEFDIECSLRLRTVEDLYEIGRGAIALLDAFASGHLTRETTLDLLRAGHADVLIGQPEGPWLDVKSSHYDLDSTQGKISIAQAVSRFANAEHGGIVVVGMKGKKVPGGELIHSLHPVPVDGKTLRRYQSALEQHLYPPPDLLDIECHVTDGQGVVFLHVPPQPEELKPFLVHGAVVDGQVEGAFISIVRRRGEGSIPITAPAIHSTLAAGRALLRRGQIPN